Below is a window of Sulfitobacter sp. BSw21498 DNA.
CGCCGCATCGATAGCGCACCGATGCTGCGCGGGGTCGTCACACAGATCAACGGCAGGCCCGCCAAAGATGTGGCAGGCGATCACTGGGTTGTGCGGGGCGACCGCGGGGTGACCTATGCCGAGGCCCCTGATGACGACACGGTGATCACCGCGGGCGAATGGTGGGCACCTGATTATGACGGCCCGCCGCTGATCAGCTTTGCCGCCGAAGAAGCCGAAGAGATCGGGCTAGAGCTCGGTGACACGCTGACCATCAACGTGCTGGGGCGCGACATCACGGGCACCATCGCCAGCTTTCAAGAGGTCGATTTCTCGTCCGCAGGGATCGGGTTTATCCTGACCATGAACCCCGCCGCGCTGACCGGCGCACCGCATACCTATATCTCGACCGTCTATGCCGACCCCGAAGCCGAAGCACCGATTCTGCGCGATCTGGCCACGGCTTACCCCAATATCACCGCGATCCGCGTGCGCGATGCGATCGACCGGGTGGCGGCGGTGCTTAGCGGGTTGGCCGCGGCGACATCTTACGGCGCGGCGGCTACTCTTTTGACCGGCTTTCTGGTATTGATCGGGGCAGCCGCGGCAGGGGCAGACGCCCGTCGCTATGAAGCCGCCTTGCTGAAAACGCTCGGAGCCTCGCGCCGCAGCATCGCCACCAGCTTTCTGTTGCGCGCCGCCCTGTTGGGGCTGTTTGCAGGGACCGTTGCGTTGCTGGCAGGTATTTTGGGCGGTTGGGCCGTCAGCCGCTTTGTGATGGATACCAGCTTTGCCGTGGTTTGGCCCTCGGCACTGTTGATCATCACCGGCGGTGCACTGGCGTCGATCCTTGCGTCGCTTAGCTTTGCGATCAATGCCTTGAACGCCAGACCCGCACAGGTGCTGCGCGCCCGCGAATAAGATGGATCCGATAGACCAAAAAAGGGAAACGACAATGACGCAGACGACCCAGACGCTGCCCGCCCCCCTGCCGCCGGTGCTGACGGCAGCCCAGCAAACCCATGTGATAAATGTCCTGCGCCGTGCTGCGCGGGCCGAGGTTTTGCCGCGTTTCCGCAATCTGGCACCGGCTGACATTGACACCAAATCCGGCCCGCATGATCTGGTCACCGCTGCCGATCTTGCTGCCGAAGCGATGATCACCCGCGCCCTTGCCACGGCCTATCCCGACGCGCTGATCATCGGCGAAGAAGCGGTATCGGCGAACCCCGGATTACTCGACAAGATCGCCGAAGCCCCTCTGGCCTTTATCCTTGATCCCATCGACGGCACATCGAACTTCACCCACGGGCTATCGACCTTCGGCATGATCCTTGCGGTGACACGCTTCGGTAAACCGGCCTTTGGCGTGATCTATGATCCGGTGAACGATGACTGGGTGATTGCCGATGATACCAGCACCCCGCGCTTTGAACGCGCCCTTGGGCTTTCGCGTCCGCTGCGCGTTGGCATGGGCAAGCAGATCGAAGAGCTCAGCGGATTTGTCCCGCTGGGAAACTTTACCAAGGAGCTTCGGGTCAAGGTTGCCGCCACCCTGCCGAGCTTTGCCAAGGTGAACTCCCTGCGCTGTTCGGCCCACGAATACCGCACCGTCGCCCAAGGCCATGCCGATT
It encodes the following:
- a CDS encoding inositol monophosphatase family protein, which encodes MTQTTQTLPAPLPPVLTAAQQTHVINVLRRAARAEVLPRFRNLAPADIDTKSGPHDLVTAADLAAEAMITRALATAYPDALIIGEEAVSANPGLLDKIAEAPLAFILDPIDGTSNFTHGLSTFGMILAVTRFGKPAFGVIYDPVNDDWVIADDTSTPRFERALGLSRPLRVGMGKQIEELSGFVPLGNFTKELRVKVAATLPSFAKVNSLRCSAHEYRTVAQGHADFILSGTLHPWDHAAGALICAQAGAHVEMLSGGPYDATLRTGHILVAPDKTTWNRLRKVFAFLADS